From Brassica rapa cultivar Chiifu-401-42 chromosome A06, CAAS_Brap_v3.01, whole genome shotgun sequence:
TTCACGTAATTCCTTCTTCTCTTAGAATTGAAACCCAAATCTTCTGACGTAGAAGAATTAATTTATACTACTATTTTCAATTGATTCCACTTTTCCAATTTATGATCTCAAAAAAGAGAGAATTTGTATTGGTATGAACTTCACAAAATCGTGGTTTATCTTTGCATATTATGAGATCTTATATTACAATAAAcataatttatcattatataatttttaatcaaaattacgattaaataaaactaaaatactaCTATTTCTTTAGTTATACTTTTATCCTTTTAAACTATTTTACTAGTATATTCTCCAGATCAGAGCTTTTAACAGTAAATTAATGTCATTCTTTTCTAGAGAATCTTGGTCaatgttttttttagtttaaaatctgattacagtaaaaacaaatagagagagaaatagAAGAAAATGACAAAAGGTGAGCatttaaaacaaagaaaaaggacAAAATGTGGGCatttaaaacaaagaaaacgGACAAATAAAAAGTTACGAAAAGACAATGAACATTCAAAGAAGAAGACAGACAAATCCCCACAACCAACCTTCAAGCCATCATctcaattttataaatataaatatttttttaacaagacaacaaaaacaaaagagatggTTTTGGGGTTATGCTTTGTCTTTGTTAAGGTGTGTTTGGACGGTTCCTTCTCAGAATCATATTTTTCCAAAACACCTTTTTAcctaaaacaaaagattttttgtttttataattggAAAACAGTCATGATTCCAAATCCACCTCATGTGGAAACAAAAACCATAAAAGTGGAGGCTCCAAACTCAAATTATGTAATGAGAAAATGCCAAAAGATATAATGACAAATGGGTTCATTGAACTTCTTGCATCATctaactttcttttctttttgggtAATCTCATCTAACTTTCCTTCTTTTCTAGTTTCTCTAAATCAAGAACCATGATTCAAAAGTAAATCAAGAACTAATCAAACACATATCTGGAAATTACCTTattattttcaagaaaattacAGGTGAGGCTACTCTTTGTAATATCTTGTTTTGATTCTAAATTTCTAATGGACAGAAATGTTGATACGTGGGCTTAGATGTGTGACTATTCATGTAGTACAACTAGTACCATGTGAATGTGAACATAACAATAACTATAGTTTAACAATGAGATTGAAACTTtgactatttttatttaattccttaaaacgaaagagaaagaaaagaacacaaaaaaaacaacaaggaagaagacaaaaCCAACTATCACGCATTGTCTGGTACGTAGAACCAAAAGGAACAATACCtctgttttagtgttttttagtTACAAtccacacacacatacacacgcTATAACTCACAAGATAACCCACTAGAGACTTCTTTGTTCTTACCCACAAATTACATAGATAGAAGTATAACTCACCcaacaaaagaaatataaaaccttcacattttcttctaaattcatttgttttttttgttctttccaTTGATGCAAAAATCAAGTAAGTTTCttgtttctttccttttctttatcaaattcaGACAGTTCTAATCAGTTGTTGTCTTTCTATTACTATCTATAGGTTTAAAAATCTGTACTTTCTATATCAAGAACATTTAAAACCCTTGTTCCTCTGTTCTTTAACCATTTATgctctttttattaaaaactgcaGATTCTCTGGATCTTTAAAAGTATTTCGAATCTTGGGTTTGGTTCTTCTCGTCGCAAAGTTCCAACTTTCCATTAAAAGGATTGACCTTTTGGCCTTCAATGGTTGTGGCTATGCTTCAAGAAGACAATGGAACATCCTCTGTAGCTTCATCACCACTCCAAGTCTTCTCAACCATGTCACTCACAAGACCAGctctcctctcttctccctcaTCACCCTTCAAAGACCTCAAACCAGAGGAGCGCGGTCTCTACTTGATCCACCTCCTGCTAACCTGCGCCAACCACGTGGCCTCAGGCAGCCTCCAAAACGCAAACGCAGCGCTCGAGcagctctctctcctctcttcccCTGACGGCGACACGATGCAGCGAGTCGCAGCTTACTTCACCGAAGCGCTAGCTAACAGAATCCTCAAGTCTTGGCCTGGTCTCTACAAGGCGCTCAACGCAACTCAGAGAAAGACCAGCAACGTCTCCGAGGAGGTTCATGTCAGGAGATTGTTCTTTGATATGTTCCCTATACTCAAAGTGTCTTACCTGCTCACTAACCGAGCTATACTCGAGGCTATGGAAGGAGAGAAGATGGTTCATGTGATTGATCTCGATGCTTGTGAGCCTGCTCAGTGGCTTGCTTTGATTCAAGATTTTAACTCTAGGCCTGAAGGTCCACCGCATTTGAGGATCACTTGTGTTCATCGCCACAAGGAAGTGCTTGATCAAATGGCTCATAGACTCACTGAGGAAGCGGAGAAGCTCGACATCCCGTTTCAGTTTAATCCCGTTGTGAGTAGTTTAGAGTCTTTAAACGTAGACCAGCTGCGTGTTAAGACAGGAGAGGCCTTAGCCGTCAGCTCGGTTCTTCAGTTGCATAACTTCTTGGCCTCTGATGATGATATCTTGAGAAAGAATGGATGCAGCCTAAGAGGCGACTCAGCTTCATCTTTGCCTCTACCTAGCTCAGGAAGGATTGATAGATTCCTCAATGCAATGTGGAGTTTGTCTCCAAAGATCATGGTGGTCACTGAGCAAGACTCAGACCACAACGGGTCTACACTGATGGAGAGGCTATTAGAATCACTCTACACCTACGCAGCGTTGTTTGATTGCTTGGAAGCAAAAGTTCCAAGGACTTGGCAAGATAGGATCAAAGTGGAGAAGATGTTTTTCGGGGAAGAGATCAAGAACATCATAGCGTGCGAGGGATCTGAGAGAAAGGAAAGACATGAGAAGCTTGAGAAATGGAGCCAGAGGATTGATTTGGCTGGTTTTGGGAATGTTCCTCTTAGCTATTTTGCGATGTTGCAAGCTAGGAGGTTGCTTCAAGGGTATGGTTTTGATGGGTATATGATCAAAGAAGAGAGTGGGTGTGCTGTGATTTGCTGGCAAGATAGACCTCTATATTCTGTATCAGCTTGGAGATGCAGGAAGTGAAAGAAGATGAATGATATATAAACACATGTGTGTTCTCTTTTGTTAAAGAGCAGAGActccttttcttttgttataCATAGGGACACAATCTTAATTGTTTCATGATGTGACTGTCTCTATTTCTTATTTTGGCCAGTGTTTCTAACTGCCTCTGCATATATGCCTTTTGAGCTGATGATAACTACATGTATGTTCTATTCATGTTCTTCAATAGTTTCCTCTACAAGACTACAATCAATGTTCTAAATATTTATAGGCAGACACCTAGACTGATTTTTCGAatgtttaaacaatttttttttaaatagccACTATCTACAATTATTAAATCATGATCTCAGAACTCAAAACTGTTGCAAAGAATAAGTTTGACCTTCTTACAGGATATGATTCTGTTGTGTATGAATGAAACTAAGTTGGTGTATATTTAGATTACAATGAGAACACATGCACTTTCTCCAAAGGGTAGTCTGATGTATATAActatgaaaaagaaaagagttatTTACAAATTTGCTCAATTCCAATCTGTGAACCTGAAGAACATAAAATGCAGCTCAAAGGTTTCTTCATGATCAAAACTCTGGAAGTGAAACTTGGTAAACCGGAGATTTAGAAATACGCTAAACCAAAGTTGTCTACACCATGAAAAGATATTTGAGATCATCTACTGTTAGTCGAGTTGCAGAGCCTCCACCATGGTCTTCACCAAAGGCAGATGCAACCATTGCTCTTTTCTCTTCCTGATGatacaaaaaataatcaaagaGCCAGGAATGAGAAACTGAGGGGAAACATGTACAGTTAGAAGCAAAGAAACCATACCTGGAGAGCCAAAATTCTATCCTCAACCGTATTTGTTATCGTAATACGAGTAACAGTAACTGGTCGAGTTTGTCCAATACGATGTGCTCGATCAATAGCTTGATCCTCAGTAGTTGGATTCCACCAAAGATCAAGAAGAATGACATGACTTGCAGCAACCATATTCAGCCCAAGGTTTCCAGCTTTTAGAGACATTATCATCACTTTTACCTGTGATAAAAAGCAGGGAACATAACATATACTCAATTGCTTAGGAGAAATCAAGTTTAAAAAGTTAGATTGACTTACATCTGGATCGTTGCTGAATTCTTTGACAGCTCTGTCTCTAGCAGCTAGACTCATTGTACCATCTAATCTTCTGAACTCTATAGTCTTTTCATTTAGAGAGAACTCGAGCACGTCAAGCATACTAGTCCACTGAGAAAAGATGATCGTTTTCACTGGCGCTTGGTTGCAAGGAGGAGTTGAAGGCACACTCGTTTGCTCTATAATGGTcacatcatcgtcatcatcgaCGTCATATGGCAGCGAGGAAGAAGGCATTCCACCGTTCTGAGTTGAGTTTGGACCTCTTCCTTGGTTAGAAAGCGACTGCAGAATATCTAAGACAGTTTTGATTTTTGACGAGCTGAACTCGCCATTCTGAAAAGCTGCTTTGTTAAGACCTTTAGCATGTGAGGAAGAACTACAACCAATATCATCAGCGGCACAGGTTCGAAGAGTAGACTTGGAGAAAACAACATCATGCGCAAGCTGTTCTCTGCATACAGGGCACGAGTTCTCATCCCCTGTGATGTATTCTGATACACACTGATAGCAGAATATATGGCCACACAAAGTAATAACAGGAGCTTCTGGTGGATCCTGCAAAATGACAGAAGACAAAACATACAGATGAGGTAATCAGATGGTGTGAACGTGATCATTTAAACCTACATCATTATGCACTTACGTTGCAGGCACGGCAGATGGGAGATGATTCTAAGCGATTCAGCAAGCTAACACAAACCTCCCGAGAAAGTTTTTTAGCAGCTTTTTCTGATTCTTTTCCTACAGAATCTGAGCTGAATCCTTTAACAAGTTGGGGATGGTCACAGGCTTGACGTAACCGTAAAAGCATGAGAAGAATGTTCGCATAGTTTTGATTCAAAGTTCCTGCATCAGCATATGCCTGCAGAGAGAAGATAAATATCATCGAGTTGCTAGTTACTACAAAATTGTGCAGACCACAGCTATAAACAAAGGATGAACTGTTAGAAAGAGCACCTTGAACTGAGAACGTGAATCGGATTCAAGCTTCGTGTAGAAAGACCGCTCCTCTACCGAAAAGTCTACCTTGCTCAAATTAATTGTCTTCGGTGGTAGATTAATTATAGGCTGACCATCAAGCAACGTTCCTAGATTGTAGATCAGAAGATAATTAATAGAAACTCTCAAGAGATATAAAGCCTATGGCATAGAACACTGTTATGAAGACAAAGCCCATCACCTGACACCAATTTTATCAACTGAAAACATTAATGAGACAGTCAAAGTACCTTTGGTACGGCGCAGCATGATAGCCTTCAAAATAGCTTGAAGCTTCTTGTAACCAATTTGGGAATTTCTGGAAATTGGAACCTTAATTGTGCTGTAGAATGACTTGTACACGGCATATGGATCATACCTCAGAAACCTGAAATAGCTATACAAATCATCTATCGTGTTTTGAATCGGTGTTCCAGACAAACACCATCTCCTTTTGGCTCGAAGACCACAACAAGCTCTTGCCACCTGGGTTCTATGGTTCTTAATCGTCTGAGCTTCGTCTAGTACAACTCTTAACCACCCAACCTTTGCTAGAGCACCACAGTCAGGGTCAGACTCGTCAGCGTTTTTCTTGCCTCGTTTCTTGCTCTTCTTAGGAGCACCCAACACTTCTTTGCGTTTCTTACTCATGGAGAAGCCAGAGGCGAGACCATGATTATCGgcatatttttcatcattctcaTCGTCATCCTTCAGGGCTTTCTTTGGAACTTCATTTGAGACGATAGCGTAAGTTGTCATCACCACATCATACTTTGCTAGCTCAGTAGGATCTTTGGTCCTGTTACCACCGTGGTAGATTAGAACAgaaagcttagcttcttcagtaacctTCTCATCGAGTTCTCTTGCCCACTGCCGCACAACACTGGCTGGACAAACAATTAAAGTGCCAGCTGCTGGTCTTTTCCCATTAAATTTCCTTGTTGAAGTACTCGCTTCTTCATCCTTGCCTTTCTTCATGCCAAAGCTGCCATTCACGCCATTAACACTTATAGCCTTCGACTCTTGTTTCACAAATGGATTCTCTGATTCATCATCAGCATCCAGATCCAATGCTTCAGCCACTTGATTGCTTGAATTCTCAGACTTTGATTTTGCCTCGTGCATTTGTTTTAGGATAAGAGCAATTGTTGAGATTGTTTTACCAAGGCCCTGCACAGCAAACCAAATGGAATGAGAGGGGAACGTAGTGAAACTTAATACTTTAGCAGGAAAATAATTACGATTAAAAGTAACCTGGTCATCAGCTAGTATCCCTCCTAGACAGGGGGCACTTCTAGTTTCCTTCTGAAACATCCATGCCAATGCAATTTTCTGAGAAACAACAGTGTTTAGTACGCAAGCCCATTCCAAACAGATACTGAAAGATGAACTAGAAACATGAGTACCTGATGCTTCATAAGAGGAACTGAAAGAAGACCGTCAGGTAAATCGACCTCGGACTTGGGTTGATTCAGATTCTGCAAGGAATACTTACTTGTTTATCACAATTTTAAGCACTTGATAATATCATACAGGGCAATTATGCGAGAGCACCAAACTCTAAGATATCGAAATTATAATCTTTACAAACAGTATGAATCAAGAGACGAATGCTTTTACACATTATCAAAAACTGAGTGAGTCGGCATGTTATTCTGTTTCGAGCACCATTGGTAATAGTAAGACATCTAAACCCTAAGAGTAACATATTAATCTCTCTGACGTATAACTAACCAGAAAGGAACTAGCCTACTCCATTCATTCGTTTCTCTAGTTCAGTACCACTGACCACAAAGCTAATGAAAGAGAGAAGTGTATTGCACATAGACATAGTACTAAACCCACAAAAAGGAGAACTAGTATAAGAGCTACACAAGCCAAGAGCTGGGAGAACGATAAAAACCTGAAGTGCAGCCTGATAGATGAGCCTCTCGTCATTCTCCGAACTCCTATCCTCACCCATGCCATTCCTATGCAACGGATCACTTCCACCATTGAAATGCGAGGTAGAAGCACCTGCTCCATGCGCCCCAGACGGAGGAAACAACCTATCCCCATTAATGACACGCCCCATGCCCATCCCATCATGGAACCCACCATAACCACCACCAAAGTTTCCTGGAGCTGACACAGCTGGAGTAACAGTATAAACCCCACGAAACTGACTCCCGTTGCCATTACTCGCACCAACAATATCAGGCCTCAACGGCATAGGAGGTCGAGTAAGAGAAGGTGGAAGAACCCTTTTAACATCCTGTTGAGAAGATCCAATGTACCCATTAGTCACTGGCTTGGCTTCAAAGCCATTGCGTGAAGAGGGTAGTGGAAGTCCCATTCTAGTGAGACCATTTGCATTTAAAGACGCCCCCCTAACAAAGTGAGGTCTAAGCGTAGAGCCTGCGAggtaaaaaaacacacacatcaCCATAAAGTGAGAAACAAGTAACAAAGGATaggtgagaaaaaaaaaacagaaccttGAGGAAGATTGGTTCTAGTTTCTTGTATCTCAACATCACTGTCTGAACTGATTTCAATCGCCGAATCCATCGCAAAGACCTCAACTTTCACTCTCTAAATTCTTCTAAAATCAGAATAAACGATCGTAATCACCGTAAAGGTACATACTTTGAAAAAGTCTAAAGGGCTGATGATTTCGACAATCAATTTCGATCACCGAGACTCCAATTGAGAAACGCAATCCGAAGGAGGAGAAGAATCGAAACCCGAAGGAGGAGAAAGGAAGTTggtagggggggggggggggggggttgagGCGTGAATCTCTCTGTAGGGGAAGGAAGCGAAACAGAGGAAGGAATAGTGTGAAAGGCCAATTCTTTCCTTCTTATTTCATATTATAGGGTTTTCGAGTTGACCATCGTAAAATCACACGCAACGGCGCCGTTTTGGAACGACAGGAACTGTGATTGATTAATTAGTTAGATACGCTCAGAGTTATATCagcaattttaaaattatataattagagaccactttttttttgtcgacaatTAGAGACCACTTTTAGAACGAACAAAAAactcaataaaatatataaataaaaataataatttgtaagtttttttgaaaagaagaaaataacatCAGCTGACATATGTCACCTTCGGTCCATTAAGAAAGATCTCAGCCCATCTTAACTGAACTTCGCAAGATTGAGAAACGTTCATACATCCAAGCTTTTAAATTTCTCTTTGAATTTCATATTTAGCTGGAGTTTTCTAAAACGAGTTTATTTGatgttattaaacaaaaaattcgACATATAGAATACAATAAGATTGCGTTTTTTTGCACCGACAAGATAGTGAAAATAAGCTTTATATTGATAAACACTTCGTATCAAAATTTTAACGTAAAAACAAAAGTTCTACACATAAATAACATACTAGCttctaatatttttaaccaTTTGAAAGTCTTTAgtcaaaaaaatgtatttttaaccaTTACACGAAATTATTTACATAAGTTTTAATTTACATAAAACATGTTTATTATTTTCTGTTTATTCGTATAGAACTTCAGACTTCACTTTAACGCAAACATAAACTTCATTCATAGCTCCAACAAAACAACTAGAATAAAGTCAATATCTCTCATCCATTAGTACGTAGTCGTTCTAGAATCTATCTTAATTCTTCTGTTGTTGGAGTTTTGATATAGTCACAAGCAAGCAATTTAGTCGTTTGAAGGACTTCAAAAAATTTATGATTCACTGTGTTTTGCGTTCGTCCAAATCCTAGTTCAACATTTCTTTGAACTTTGTTATACATACTAGAGCTGGTGTCCGCGCTCCGCGCGGATTACATATTTAACTAAAGTATGTTAATATTTGTGTTAATGGATTTCTACGTGTTTTCCTGGGATTAAAACAATGGTGTAGAGGTGCCGCATGTTTGTATAGAAAACGATCATCATCTAAGAATCTTCAtcacaaaaatgtttttttttttgccaaagtaTTTAATTATTCCTATATGTGTCTTCTAGGGGTGAATGACGAATCTGTTGATACAGTTGGGagc
This genomic window contains:
- the LOC117125857 gene encoding scarecrow-like protein 3, which translates into the protein MVVAMLQEDNGTSSVASSPLQVFSTMSLTRPALLSSPSSPFKDLKPEERGLYLIHLLLTCANHVASGSLQNANAALEQLSLLSSPDGDTMQRVAAYFTEALANRILKSWPGLYKALNATQRKTSNVSEEVHVRRLFFDMFPILKVSYLLTNRAILEAMEGEKMVHVIDLDACEPAQWLALIQDFNSRPEGPPHLRITCVHRHKEVLDQMAHRLTEEAEKLDIPFQFNPVVSSLESLNVDQLRVKTGEALAVSSVLQLHNFLASDDDILRKNGCSLRGDSASSLPLPSSGRIDRFLNAMWSLSPKIMVVTEQDSDHNGSTLMERLLESLYTYAALFDCLEAKVPRTWQDRIKVEKMFFGEEIKNIIACEGSERKERHEKLEKWSQRIDLAGFGNVPLSYFAMLQARRLLQGYGFDGYMIKEESGCAVICWQDRPLYSVSAWRCRK
- the LOC117125856 gene encoding helicase-like transcription factor CHR28; translation: MDSAIEISSDSDVEIQETRTNLPQGSTLRPHFVRGASLNANGLTRMGLPLPSSRNGFEAKPVTNGYIGSSQQDVKRVLPPSLTRPPMPLRPDIVGASNGNGSQFRGVYTVTPAVSAPGNFGGGYGGFHDGMGMGRVINGDRLFPPSGAHGAGASTSHFNGGSDPLHRNGMGEDRSSENDERLIYQAALQNLNQPKSEVDLPDGLLSVPLMKHQKIALAWMFQKETRSAPCLGGILADDQGLGKTISTIALILKQMHEAKSKSENSSNQVAEALDLDADDESENPFVKQESKAISVNGVNGSFGMKKGKDEEASTSTRKFNGKRPAAGTLIVCPASVVRQWARELDEKVTEEAKLSVLIYHGGNRTKDPTELAKYDVVMTTYAIVSNEVPKKALKDDDENDEKYADNHGLASGFSMSKKRKEVLGAPKKSKKRGKKNADESDPDCGALAKVGWLRVVLDEAQTIKNHRTQVARACCGLRAKRRWCLSGTPIQNTIDDLYSYFRFLRYDPYAVYKSFYSTIKVPISRNSQIGYKKLQAILKAIMLRRTKGTLLDGQPIINLPPKTINLSKVDFSVEERSFYTKLESDSRSQFKAYADAGTLNQNYANILLMLLRLRQACDHPQLVKGFSSDSVGKESEKAAKKLSREVCVSLLNRLESSPICRACNDPPEAPVITLCGHIFCYQCVSEYITGDENSCPVCREQLAHDVVFSKSTLRTCAADDIGCSSSSHAKGLNKAAFQNGEFSSSKIKTVLDILQSLSNQGRGPNSTQNGGMPSSSLPYDVDDDDDVTIIEQTSVPSTPPCNQAPVKTIIFSQWTSMLDVLEFSLNEKTIEFRRLDGTMSLAARDRAVKEFSNDPDVKVMIMSLKAGNLGLNMVAASHVILLDLWWNPTTEDQAIDRAHRIGQTRPVTVTRITITNTVEDRILALQEEKRAMVASAFGEDHGGGSATRLTVDDLKYLFMV